The Parus major isolate Abel chromosome 4, Parus_major1.1, whole genome shotgun sequence genome has a window encoding:
- the PRDM8 gene encoding PR domain zinc finger protein 8, whose product MEDAGVQRGIWDGDAKTVQQCLTDIFTSVYTTCDIPENAIFGPCVLSHTSLYDSIAFIALKSTDKRTVPYIFRVDTSAANGSSEGLMWLRLVQSAREREEQNLEAYIKSGQLFYRSLRRIAKDEELLVWYGKELTELLLLGPARAPARTNGSPPFACPECSQRFQFELPFAAHLRFRCPKRLHGPDTGPAAEAAGVKDGSGKEQEPGKFGKPGGPPHHPFPGPDGGPAASTKPSTDFHNLARELENSRGGRAGSPGRPAPPEGGPEAAAGKAKRRFPEEEERGPGAARSRFPAERPGLPAAPKEEPGCAPQQQYRAAGSYCGLEEGGRLFAPPSPETGEAKRSAFVEVKKAARGPE is encoded by the exons ATGGAAGACGCCGGCGTCCAGCGGGGAATATGGGACGGGGATGCCAAGACTGTCCAGCAGTGCTTGACTGACATTTTTACCAGCGTTTACACCACCTGCGACATCCCGGAAAATGCCATTTTCGGCCCCTGCGTCCTGAGCCACACATCCCTGTATGACAGCATCGCCTTTATCGCTCTCAAGTCCACCGACAAGCGCACCGTCCCCTACATATTCCGG GTGGACACGTCGGCGGCCAACGGCTCGTCGGAGGGGCTGATGTGGCTGCGGCTGGTGCAGTCGGCGCGGGAGCGGGAGGAGCAGAACCTGGAGGCCTACATCAAGAGCGGCCAGCTCTTTTATCGCTCCCTACGCCGCATCGCCAAGGacgaggagctgctggtgtggTACGGGAAGGAGCTCaccgagctgctgctgctcggcccggcccgggcccCCGCCCGCACCAACG GCTCGCCGCCCTTCGCCTGCCCTGAGTGCAGCCAGCGCTTCCAGTTCGAACTGCCCTTCGCCGCACACCTCCGGTTCCGCTGCCCCAAGAGGCTTCACGGCCCCGACACCGGCCCAGCCGCCGAGGCCGCCGGCGTCAAGGACGGCTCCGGCAAGGAGCAGGAGCCCGGCAAGTTCGGGAAGCCCGGCGGGCCGCCGCACCACCCCTTCCCCGGGCCCGACGGCGGCCCCGCCGCCAGCACCAAGCCCTCCACGGACTTCCACAACCTGGCGCGGGAGCTGGAGAACTCCCGCGGTGGGCGCGCCGGGTCCCCGGGGCGGCCGGCGCCCCCCGAGGGCGGCCCTGAGGCGGCGGCCGGGAAGGCGAAGAGGCGCTTCCCCGAGGAGGAAGAGCGCGGCCCCGGCGCGGCGCGGAGCCGCTTCCCGGCGGAGCGGCCGGGGCTGCCGGCGGCGCCCAAGGAGGAGCCGGGCTGCGCCCCGCAGCAGCAGTACCGGGCCGCCGGCTCCTATTGCGGGCTCGAGGAGGGCGGACGCCTCTTTGCGCCTCCCAGCCCGGAGACCGGCGAGGCCAAGCGCAGCGCCTTCGTGGAGGTGAAGAAGGCGGCCCGCGGCCCCGAG